Sequence from the Strix aluco isolate bStrAlu1 chromosome 16, bStrAlu1.hap1, whole genome shotgun sequence genome:
gtcacagagacagttgtctggccctgtgacctggtgtgtgaccttgctcataaatcaactcgataagcagggaaactccctgagcttctcccttgagccctggccgggctctgggggaacctaatgtgaaatttaaaccaggtatttccgcttaaaacaaaggtgtcagctattctgcgTTGCTggttttgggtatataaggccggacccgctcacaggGACTTTGGGtccctcacctacgggtggacgccccgcgtaggatttcccactcgccgggacaggctcaacaaatcctcgctgtaaccggggctgcccagcgcctgcgggtctgggtggTGGGAACGGGTGTGAGTGgggatggatcttccttaatcactgttctctctctcaggtagcaatgatgtgatgcattaccctgtattttcctatttgtttgagtgcactattctgtcttttcttactgtatgttttctgtattattctgttacattatttagttatttctagtaaaatacacctgctcttctcactctggtgtctgagtttaattgatatccccaATTACCAAAACACCCAGTGCCCTACAATACGTCCCAGTAAAACTCGTAATgtccccagtatgtcccagtgaccctcctagcgctccccaatatatcccagtatgtctcagtgccctgcagtacatcccagtaagcctcccagtgcccccagtatgtcccCATGCCTCCCAGTATATGCCAATAACTCTTctagcactccccaatatatTCAAGCATGTCCCAGAGCCCTGCAGTACATCCCAGTAACcaccccagtgcaccccagtatctcccagtgctccccagtacatcccagcaaccctcccaatgcccccactatgtgccagtgactctcctagcgctccccaatatatcccagtatggcccagtgccctgcagtatgtCTGCGCTTGCAGGTGagggggtgcgaatgctgagtacagccgtGAGCGATTCCTCCAGTAGAGCTGTtgtgagtttttaagtccgtccTCATTGATGCTTGAGAatcgaggtaaggacagggagggacgACTCACCCAtgatggtcacaggcaaaagactcattatgggaagaagaagaacaTCAAGTTAAgttaaacaccaccaccagttaattttccaatcagagtaggacagtaagaaatacaaccacatcttaaaaacaccttccccccacccctccattcttcccgggctcagctttgctcccgatttctctccctcttcccccccagtgGCGCAGGGGATGAGGACTGAGGTCAGTTTGTCacctgctgtccctgctgctccctcctcaggggaggactcctcgcactcttcccctgctccagtgtgggctccctcccacggcagacagtcctccacgaacctTCTCCCGCAGGAGCCCTGCCCAAGGGGTGCAGCTCCTCCCGAGCTGACCCAGCCTGCGTCCCTCCGGTGTGTCACAGCCCCCCGGGgtgggctgccctcagagtctCCGGcctggggtcctccccgggctgcaggtggcatgtgctcccccggtgacctccacaggcgcagggcacagcctgccctctccccatggggtgcaggggggtctctgctccagtgtgccttgcccccctcctcctcctttctgccactgacctcggtgtttgcagaggtgtctcacagctcctcctcaccactcccactcttcctcccaggtttctcttcttaagtgcattatcacagaggtgcagccaccatcactaattggcttggccttggccagaggtgggtccaacttggagccaggggagcctCGAAGCTTCTCACGGGGGGCCAcaactgtagccccctcccctgctaccaaccccctgtcacacacacacaaacccaacacacatgaCCACAGCCAGCCATGTCCCTTTTCTCCTCTACAGCTGGCAAGGACTGAAGGTTACTGGTGAAAGCACAGATGCCCTGAGTTCCAGCACAGCTCTTCTGTCCATCTGATAACCCTGCCCTGTACCCTCAGCCCTCCGGCTCGCTCCTACACACCAGCTGGTCCAGTTCctgcgcacacacacgcactgACACATTTACCCAACAGACGCTCCACACCCACACATTCCCCACATGCCAGCGTGAGCCTGTGCCCGATACCCTGCCTGGACCCAGGACCTCCTCCTCACCAGTCGCCCCCCCTTGAAATTTGTTAAGATGTGACATCCCCAGCACTTCTCCCTGCTGTCTGTGGGAGATGCAATCACTTTGGCTCCCCAGAGGCAGCACCAGGCCCACGGGCTGTGACCTGCAGTCCTGCTTCGTGTGCTGCTGCCACAACTTGCTCACTTTACTCATCCCAGTTCCTCCAGTAGCTGCACCCGGGGCACACCTACTGGTCCTGGTCCCAGCGGCTGGAGCTGAGACCCTCACTGTCACCTGTGCCctttgctggcacccagaccctAACCCACTCCCATCACTGGCACAATAGACGGGATCTGATCCAGAACCGTCCCAACTTGGTCAACTTCCCAAATGCTGTGTGCGTGTGTTGGATCTTAGGCGAGGTGGGATCCACCTGGAGAGTCCATCTCTGGAACTTCGggcaccacccccccaccctggagCCGGCCAAGGGCTCTggcgggccgggctggggctccCTTCCCGGGGCGGGACGGgcctccccgcccccggccccggcaggaCCCCTCCGAGCCCCCCCGACCCCGCGGTTCCGCACGGGCTGACATCCCCCCGCCACCGCCTCCCACTTTGGCCGGTCGGGGCTGGGTTCCCGGTGCCCTCTTGAGACCCCCCGGCTGCCCTCAGGCTGCTCTCACAGCCGCTCACTGACAGCAGATCAGCCGCCTCAGGAAGAGAACCGGCGCTTGCtgtgctgaggctggaaggaggaaaaaccccccctcctgcccccccatccccgcccTGTGCTCCCCCCTTCACTGGGGTAACGCCCCCACTGCCCTCTCTGCCCCGCCAGCGGCTGCGGATAGAGCTCGAGAGGAGCTCGGAACAGCTTCCTTGGGCCAGCGAAAACTGGGGTCACCTTCTCCCTAAACCACATATTTACCTACCGCCTGCTTTTTcctactgaatcacagaatccttcaggttggaaaagaccctcggggtCATCAAggccaaccctcagcctgactctacaaagttctcccctacaccacatccccccacagctcatccaaacgacccttaaacacacccagggatggggacaaaaaatggtgaaaaagtgCAGTCCTGCAaactttcttttataaaaataatttttaaaatctctgtcaCTAGGAGATGCTTCCAAATCCAACAGAACTAATGCACCCCCCTTCCCCACAGCAAAACATGGCACATTTCTGGGCAGACAAGAAAGGAACCCTGAGATGCTGCAGCTGTCCCTCTGCAGGACACGGCGGCTCAGGGAGGGGACCCGGGTTCccagtctctgctcccagcacagcagcttcgggctccctgagcccagctgctgcgGAGCAAGACAGCTCTGGGGGAAGGTCCGACAGCTCCCGGCTGCTCTTCGCACAGCACCCAACAGAGTCCTGCTCGGCTGTTGGGTCTCGTGCCGGCTGTGCCTGCAGGAGGGACGCCTGGAAGAGGCAAAAGGCCGAGCTCAGACAAGCCCCCAGCGCCAGGCCCAGCCGCAGCTCCACGGCTCCGGCTGCACCTTCTACCTCCAGCCCTGACCGACGCTGTGTCCTTGTGCCGCGGGGAGCAGCGGGTTCCCAGAGTCCCCTGAGCCGAGCTCAGATGAGCAACAATTCAAGTTTCTACTGGTTACACCAGGCAGTGAAGAACTGCTCTGCAGGGTCTGGCTTAAAAACCTGACAGCTAGCACACGGAAAgggagcaaaccctcatttttcctAACTTTAGAGCGTTTCACAAATGAGCAGAGTGTAACTCGATGAGGACTGCCGAGGCCTTGACAGTCCTCAAACTCTACCATCTCCTGGCAACACGGGGTGGTGCCTGCTGGGTTTTTGGTGGGACAGACCCCGCTGCTCCCACCCCCCGGGAGGTCTGCCCTGcggtgcagccacagcagctctggcatgttgccctctgcctgctctggagaGTGGGAGAtgccagcactgggagcagcgCTCGGGGCTTTCCTGTTTTGGGGGAAACAGCTCAGGTCAGAGGCTCTCCTCTGTTCTCAAAGTGACACGTGCTTTGCCAAGGGCCGTGTTCCCCATGGGAATGCCACCCCCAACCTCAGGctgggaatatgaaaatattctcttggCATGTGAACTCAAACAACAGAAGCAATTCCTAAAGGAGTTCTGTGGCTTATGGAACCTGCTACATTTGAATTACAGTACCAAGGTCTGTCAACATAAAGCCAAACCAGATAAAGAAGGGGACCCTAATCTGCTAAGCATCGAGAGCAGACTAGATGTGAAACCCAGACAGCCAGCTCTGCAAAGGGAATTTCTTCCAATCTCTTTCCCACCACGCCTGACCTTTAGGCAAGTCAGAGACTAGACCCAGGTGAATGATGTCCTTTCGCCATGGCCAACAGATGTGTCTGACAGGGCCCTCCCAGTGCCTGCTGcactcacctcctgacagccagaCAGAACTCGGGCTGTAGAGTTGTGCAAAGTTGTGCCCATCAGTACGGGCACAGCAGCTTTTGATGAGAGCTTTCCTACTCCTCACCTGGTTCTGCAACTCAGCTCATCAGTGACTGCGGCGAGCCCAAGACTCCTCCTGCGAAGAAAACGCAAGGATTTCTTTTTAGTCTCCAGTCTGGTCAGGGCCATGGTCTGTACTCAACTTCTATTGGGTCTAtactggggggctgctgccacTGGGATTTGCCATCGTTCCTCCGTATGGCCAGACCCTCCTCCCACCAAGTAAGACTCTGTTCTCACCTCTCTAGAAGCAGGGATCTAGTGCTGGTCAGAAAGGGAAAATCCTTGTGCATCTGGCAGCGACCGACAACATCTCTTCAGTCTCCTCCGTTCATGTTCCACCTGCACGTCGGACAGGAGAAAGGGTCACAGAAAGCTGCCACCAAACAAGGGGCGAAAGGACCTCTGGGCATCACAGCAAGGAGATTTCTGCTCAGAGGCTGTAACTGCACCAGAGAACAGCGAGGGCAAAAAGCACTCGAAGTAGACTatggaagagaaagagcaagaggaaacAGTTCCTGACACGAGAGTGACACATGTGTGCGTATGGGGACACTGGGGCAAGAAGGGTGGTACTGGAGTGAATGtgcatttgtgaaggcaatggggtgggagaagagagagaaaataccaaAGTGTGTGTCCACAGAGGaaagtgggagagggaaggaaacaagCAGAGGACTCCAAAGTGCTGTCTGTGGAATTGTGTTGTGTTCCAGAGGACCGTGAGGCTTTGCAGAGGCAGTGAAAGCCGGTTTTACCTGCTCAAGAGTCCTCCTGAGCTCAGCAATGAGTTGCTTCAGCTCCTTCTTCTCAAGTTCCAGCCTTGCAACCGTTTGCTGCAGACGTTCCAGCCGCTGCGACAGGAGTCTCTTCTCCGAGAGCCATGAGAGCTGCTCCCCTtctgcagcagcctgctgggtACAGAGAGGGGATTACGTGAGCTGCTGCCACATCAGGGTTGGAAGGGCCAGAATCAACAAGTCTGGGAGAGTGACCAGCCCAAGGCATGGACAGTGCTAagtcccttctcctcctgtccaGAGGCCAAGACAACACACTCTCTCCAGATCACCTTGGAGAAATCCACACAAATTTGCCTTCTTGCTTTTTGAACCACAGCACAAGGACGTCCTGAATGCACAAGGAAGCCGTTAACCAGATCAGGCAATGAGATCAATTCAATTCCTTTCAATACACTGGAAAAGCTGTACCTCAGAAGTCTAAGTCTCCGAAAGCATCCTCTAAGCACCATCAGTGCAGCTGCTGTTCAGCCATTGTGATACGATTCTACTAAGTTtatgtactgggtgtggctgagccggaattggttttcccctgtagcagccctcatggtgctgtgttttatgttgggagctggcagggtgttgatagcacactggtggtgtggctactgctgagtggtgcttacacagcaccaaggctctttctgacatttccccccaccacagtgggacggggtgggcaagatcttgggaggggacacaaccaggacagctgacccgaactgaccaaagggatattccagaccatatgacgtctgctcagtataaagctgggagaaaggaggaagggggggtggggggggtcacccttggtcctccgaggcaaccactacgtgtattggagccctgcttcctgagaaggcccaacatcgcctgttcatgggaagtagagaataaatctgttttctttttttttttgcttccgcgcatggacctttgcttcgttttgcttatattaaaactgtttttgttttacccacaagggttgggttttttttctatcttattttctttcccctctttgccctgttgagaaaaaaaggggaagggggggaagtgatagagtgacttggtgggtacctggcatttagccaaggtcaaaccaccacagtttagTACATTACTCTCGCTCAATTGTGCCCTTTCCTTTCCATGCCAAATCCTAACCACAACATGTTGGCTAGGCCTGCCCAGGTAAGAGAGAACCAATTACCCATCCCCAGCTTTTGCACCTGAGGTAATTTTAACAGCAAGCTCTGTAGTTCCTTCAGTAGTTCTGGGCTTGACAGAAAACATTCCAGCAGGTGAATGGTCTCCGGCCGGAGCTATACAGACAGGCAAACCTGCTGGCTGCAAGCATGGTTTCTCTGGCCAAGCAGGTCATGTATTTGTAGGAATATATATTCCCATATCTTTATGGGAAACACCTTTAGAATCCTTCAGAGATGATGAAACCGGCCCGTGTCCCTCTGAAACCATTCTCTGCAGGATGGCtatttcttccctcagagtcccactGGCCTATCTGCctttttgcccttctctgaacttctGGGATGTTCTTCTGGGGAGGAGCCAGCAGAACTGCAGCCAGGATTTAAAGTCCAGACTAAGCATGATCTAGGCAGTGGCACGATGATGTTCTCTCTAttagggaggaagggaagagagaacaaccctgacatttgatttcccattttggggttgggggtttttttggacctCTACTGTGTAGTGTTTTCATGGTACCATCCTCCAGAACCGCACTGTGCCCTCTCGAAGGAGGGATGGTCAGAGCACAGACTGTCATTCTGTGTTTCAAATCAGGACTGGCTGTCCCCTTGCAGGCAGACATATTTATCTGGCTCAGcacttttgtttctcaaatgtctctatttttttcccactgtctgctCTCAGTGGTAATGTTGAACAGCTTTCTATTACTAGCAAACTTTTGTATTCTCACCCCTTTTTTCTGATCCAGatatttagaaatctaaataCAGATTTGGACACAAATAATAGCCCAAACCATGCAATGTAAATAGAGACaagtttgaaaattactttgacttAAGCTTCAAGGGGAGAAATTgtcaaaatagaggaaaaaaaacaccctgaatCTTAACTGAATTTTATATGACTACAGCATCTTTCCCTACTTATTCAGAGGGATGTAACTGGAAAAGTTAAACTAAAACACAGCCACTGATATAAACAATATTCTTCTGCTCTTATGGTGGTCTGTGGTCTCTCCACAAAGTCTGTGATATTGATCATGTCAATGATCTCTCCTTTCTGGACTGTCTTCTCTTACCCAAGGTGATGACCCTGCTAATTCAGCTTACCTGGCCTGGCAGGAAAGCAAGTCTGGGAAACAGGAATGATGAATGGAAGGGGAAAATGAGGgaagcttggttggcatttgcataTTCTCTGCCTTCTCAGATCTGGACTGCACTTGTACAAGACCACCTAAAATCAGATCTCCACTGGAAAAAGTTGCTCcttaaaattattaacagaaggccaaaaaatatgtaagaaatggcTCTTCATGGCATCTGCCAGCCTCACCAGGACATCCCTTCTGTGCTTCTCAGTGGTCTCGAGTTTCCTTTCCAAAGATGCCACCTTTTGATGTAGAGTCACAGTCTCCTTCTTtagagcagcagcctcctcctgcaaGGCACTTTGTAGAGAGTTCTTCCTGTGTTCTGCCAtctgtgtctctgcagcaggaaagatgaaggagaagatgacaagcaaagcaaaaccaaactgatttgcatcctacagagaaaacatcattttcttaCCTGCCTGTCTGTGTTTTCCAGGCCCTAAGCCCACAAGGACTTTCAAAGCACACATAAATAAAGGAAACTTCCAGGCAGAGAATAGAAGAAGAATGAGAGTGGCAAGGttcagaagaatatgaaaatgtGCTTGCTCTTCTGTGAGTTGAAAGGGCAGGGCTAAGGGCATGGCAGCACATCACCCACAGTGTGAGAAGCAGGTAGCACTGACATCAGTGAAACACGGGCAGAGACAGGAGGTGAGAGTCAGATCCAGTgtcctaaaggaaaaggaagaagaagcaaAAGTGAAGACTGACTGTGACACAGTTCATTGACCAGGAAGACTTAAgagactttacagaaaaaaacagatctgtCAATGTTGTGCTTGAAGATGTGCTTTGGTATTTGTTCAAAAGAACGAAGCTAGGGGAATATGTTGTGCACtggcaggaaaaggaagaaaggaaatatccAGTGGTACTAGgacaacagcaaggaaaaaacaaTTGAACATCACACCAGTACCGAGACCTGAATCAAGGATGACTACAGATAGACAGGACTAAAACTAAACTAATACACTAAACTAATAGACAGGAACTAAGGATGGAAAGAACTGACTAGTGGGACAAGCAGGATCCATCCAATGGCAGAATTTCAAGTATATAAGCTTTATCATATGTAACATATGTAGTAAAAACTATGAATGTTCCAGAAAAAAGCAGTGATCCAAGGCCTAgaaaactctctgaaaaatgatcaGCAGTTCCATCTCAGAGAGGGaacatgaagaaatattgaaCAGGTAAA
This genomic interval carries:
- the LOC141931053 gene encoding uncharacterized protein LOC141931053 isoform X3; protein product: MPLALPFQLTEEQAHFHILLNLATLILLLFSAWKFPLFMCALKVLVGLGPGKHRQAETQMAEHRKNSLQSALQEEAAALKKETVTLHQKVASLERKLETTEKHRRDVLQAAAEGEQLSWLSEKRLLSQRLERLQQTVARLELEKKELKQLIAELRRTLEQVEHERRRLKRCCRSLPDAQGFSLSDQH
- the LOC141931053 gene encoding uncharacterized protein LOC141931053 isoform X2; the encoded protein is MPLALPFQLTEEQAHFHILLNLATLILLLFSAWKFPLFMCALKVLVGLGPGKHRQAETQMAEHRKNSLQSALQEEAAALKKETVTLHQKVASLERKLETTEKHRRDVLAAAEGEQLSWLSEKRLLSQRLERLQQTVARLELEKKELKQLIAELRRTLEQVKPAFTASAKPHGPLEHNTIPQTALWSPLLVSFPLPLSSVDTHFGIFSLFSHPIAFTNAHSLQYHPSCPSVPIRTHVSLSCQELFPLALSLP
- the LOC141931053 gene encoding uncharacterized protein LOC141931053 isoform X1, yielding MPLALPFQLTEEQAHFHILLNLATLILLLFSAWKFPLFMCALKVLVGLGPGKHRQAETQMAEHRKNSLQSALQEEAAALKKETVTLHQKVASLERKLETTEKHRRDVLQAAAEGEQLSWLSEKRLLSQRLERLQQTVARLELEKKELKQLIAELRRTLEQVKPAFTASAKPHGPLEHNTIPQTALWSPLLVSFPLPLSSVDTHFGIFSLFSHPIAFTNAHSLQYHPSCPSVPIRTHVSLSCQELFPLALSLP